The following proteins are co-located in the Rattus norvegicus strain BN/NHsdMcwi chromosome X, GRCr8, whole genome shotgun sequence genome:
- the Da2-19 gene encoding THO complex subunit 1: MEYYSAIKNNDIMKFLSKWMGVEEIIPKAGKEPDVLQQTMDTENVVYLHNGLLLSYNDFMKFIGKWMELEYIILSEFCEERASYTKLKRGVWKRSAPEDFLDKRPNKKILIGNEELTRLWNLCPDNMEACKLETREYMPILEEFFEEAIEQADAENMVESEYKAINNSNYGWSTLRFLAWRSPHFFQPTNQQFKNMTEYLENMVIKLAKELPPHSEEIKTGEDEDEEDNDALLKENESPDVRQDKPITGERIESLTNKLDEQWKILAPYLEIKDSDIRQIECYSEDMKKRAKQLLVAWKDQEGVHETTDNLIGALNKSGLSDLAESLTNDTETNSYLLSLLFY; this comes from the exons atggagtactactcagctattaaaaacaatgacatcatgaaattcttgAGCAAATGGATGGGAGTAGAAGAAATCATA ccaaaagctggaaaggaaccagatgtccttcaacagacaatggatacagaaaatgtggtatatctacacaatggattactactcagctacaacgacttcatgaaattcataggcaaatggatggaactagaatatataatcctgagtgag TTTTGTGAAGAAAGAGCATCATATACCAAGCTCAAAAGAGGGGTATGGAAGAGATCAGCCCCAGAAGACTTCTTAGATAAAAGGCCCAATAAGAAAATCCTGATTGGAAATGAGGAGCTAACAAGGCTTTGGAATCTCTGTCCTGATAACATGGAAGCCTGTAAATTAGAAACAAGAGAATACATGCCAATTTTGGAGGAGTTCTTTGAAGAAGCCATTGAACAAGCAGATGCTGAAAACATGGTTGAAAGTGAATATAAAGCCATAAATAATTCAAATTATGGATGGAGCACTCTCAGATTCTTAGCCTGGAGAAGCCCTCATTTCttccagccaaccaaccagcagTTTAAGAATATGACAGAGTATCTTGAAAACATGGTGATAAAGCTAGCCAAGGAACTACCACCCcattctgaagaaataaaaacaggtgaggatgaagatgaggaagatAATGATGCTTTactaaaggaaaatgaaagtcCCGATGTTCGGCAAGATAAACCTATAACAGGGGAACGGATAGAGTCATTAACCAACAAACTTGATGAGCAGTGGAAGATTTTGGCACCTTACCTGGAAATTAAAGACTCTGACATTAGGCAGATTGAGTGTTACAGTGAGGACATGAAGAAGAGAGCCAAGCAGCTCCTTGTtgcttggaaagatcaggaaggaGTTCATGAAACAACTGATAACCTGATTGGTGCACTGAACAAGTCTGGGTTAAGTGACCTTGCAGAAAGTCTAACTAATGACACTGAAACAAACAGTTActtactttctctccttttttattgA